From a single Alloactinosynnema sp. L-07 genomic region:
- a CDS encoding fatty acid desaturase, translating to MSTETSGTIPRGSTEAWRDGKRYLWLIGLVVPSLAFVAIGLYFATDWAIWLWLGPVVILGVVPAIDLIAGLDRTNPPDDMLETLENDKYYRWITYAFLPIQYAGFIAAFWMIGTTEMSTFAKIGLAISIGCIGGIGINTAHELGHKKESHERWLSKVALAQSFYGHFYIEHNRGHHVRVATPEDPASSRVGENFYQFWPRTVIGSLKSAWRLEEKRYARRDQHPFRIGNDVLNAWLMSAVLWTGMTIAFGVEILPYLVIQAVVGFSLLEVVNYMEHYGMLRQKVGDPDKRRYQRVQPSHSWNSNNIATNVLLYHLQRHSDHHANPTRRYQTLRDFEESPVLPTGYAGMIVLALIPPLWRRVMDYRVLSHFDGDMSRANISPRKRARILAEYDAPAHRAEPADPRVSRVTEVAACHAGECPGCGYVYDETVGDPREGFPAGTPWSTVPDTWSCPDCGVRDKVDFLPLAAPLAPPSGTRAWPPQGDVSGT from the coding sequence ATGTCGACGGAGACGTCAGGAACCATCCCGCGGGGCTCCACCGAGGCGTGGCGGGACGGCAAGCGCTACCTGTGGCTGATCGGCCTGGTGGTGCCCTCGCTGGCCTTCGTGGCGATCGGCCTGTACTTCGCCACCGACTGGGCCATCTGGCTGTGGCTGGGCCCCGTGGTGATCCTGGGCGTCGTCCCCGCCATCGACCTGATCGCGGGCCTCGACCGGACCAACCCGCCCGACGACATGCTCGAGACGCTGGAGAACGACAAGTACTACCGCTGGATCACCTACGCGTTCCTGCCGATCCAGTACGCGGGCTTCATCGCCGCGTTCTGGATGATCGGCACGACGGAGATGTCGACGTTCGCCAAGATCGGCCTGGCGATCTCGATCGGCTGTATCGGCGGCATCGGGATCAACACCGCGCACGAGCTGGGCCACAAGAAGGAGAGCCACGAGCGCTGGCTGTCCAAGGTGGCGCTGGCCCAGAGCTTCTACGGCCACTTCTACATCGAGCACAACCGCGGCCACCACGTCCGCGTCGCCACCCCGGAGGACCCGGCCAGCAGCCGGGTGGGCGAGAACTTCTACCAGTTCTGGCCGCGCACCGTCATCGGCTCGCTCAAGAGCGCGTGGCGGCTGGAGGAGAAGCGCTACGCCCGCCGCGACCAGCACCCGTTCCGGATCGGCAACGACGTCCTCAACGCCTGGCTGATGTCGGCGGTGCTGTGGACCGGCATGACCATCGCGTTCGGCGTCGAGATCCTGCCGTACCTGGTGATCCAGGCCGTTGTCGGCTTCTCGCTGCTCGAGGTCGTCAACTACATGGAGCACTACGGCATGCTGCGCCAGAAGGTCGGCGACCCCGACAAGCGCCGCTACCAGCGGGTGCAGCCCAGCCACAGCTGGAACTCCAACAACATCGCCACCAACGTGCTGCTCTACCACCTGCAGCGGCACAGCGACCACCACGCCAACCCGACCCGCCGCTACCAGACGCTGCGCGACTTCGAGGAGTCGCCGGTGCTGCCGACCGGGTACGCGGGCATGATCGTGCTGGCGCTGATCCCACCGCTGTGGCGCCGGGTGATGGACTACCGCGTGCTGTCGCACTTCGACGGCGACATGAGCCGGGCCAACATCTCCCCGCGCAAGCGGGCCAGGATCCTGGCCGAGTACGACGCCCCCGCCCACCGCGCCGAGCCCGCCGACCCGCGCGTCTCCCGGGTGACCGAGGTGGCCGCCTGCCACGCGGGCGAGTGCCCCGGCTGCGGCTACGTCTACGACGAGACGGTGGGCGACCCACGCGAAGGCTTCCCGGCCGGGACGCCGTGGAGCACGGTCCCGGACACCTGGTCCTGTCCCGACTGCGGCGTGCGCGACAAAGTGGACTTTTTGCCTTTGGCGGCCCCTTTGGCGCCCCCTTCGGGGACGCGCGCTTGGCCGCCTCAAGGTGACGTTTCGGGCACGTGA
- a CDS encoding TIGR03086 family metal-binding protein produces MANNTTQQLTWRAALAASHQALESVVAAVRDDQWDAPTPCSQWTVTQVVQHAAGDQLAYAATLGAGDGPDYDPFAPSGTIDGSPEALVRAAIVRTADAWARHTADTAATPLPQGELPVTIAAGACALDAAVHAWDIATATGQPSPLTEDLSAFLLAVAQEIVEPLRQWGAYAEAGATTEEDTTTVRLLRYLGR; encoded by the coding sequence ATGGCGAACAACACGACCCAGCAGCTCACCTGGCGCGCGGCGCTGGCGGCCTCCCACCAGGCGCTCGAGTCGGTGGTCGCGGCGGTCCGGGACGACCAGTGGGACGCGCCGACGCCGTGTTCGCAGTGGACGGTCACGCAGGTCGTGCAGCACGCCGCTGGCGACCAGCTCGCCTACGCGGCCACGCTCGGCGCGGGCGACGGCCCCGACTACGACCCGTTCGCCCCCTCCGGGACGATCGACGGCAGCCCGGAAGCCCTGGTCCGCGCCGCGATCGTGCGCACCGCCGACGCGTGGGCCCGCCACACCGCCGACACCGCCGCGACCCCCCTGCCCCAGGGCGAGCTGCCGGTCACCATCGCCGCGGGCGCCTGCGCGCTCGACGCGGCCGTGCACGCGTGGGACATCGCGACCGCCACCGGGCAGCCCTCCCCGCTGACCGAGGACCTGTCGGCGTTCCTGCTGGCCGTCGCCCAGGAGATCGTCGAGCCGCTGCGTCAGTGGGGCGCCTACGCCGAAGCGGGCGCCACAACCGAAGAGGACACGACGACCGTGCGCCTGCTGCGCTACCTGGGCCGGTAG
- a CDS encoding SGNH/GDSL hydrolase family protein: MTAVAYTSAWTATRLAVLGDSTTFGVGDPLARGGWRGVGPLLANALDAEIDNFSFTGARIGCVRERQLAPALLARPDAVILIAGMNDTLRSDFDPDQIQADLMHIVTTLNAQGAVVLLARYHDHARVFRIPGPLRRALQARITRLNQVIDDVVAATGAPCLDLDRLPGAYETSSWAVDRLHPSELGHRMLATGFADLLAGTGCAVPNPVSMVCEGGRPANKAEHIAWLIIKGIPWLWRRGRDLVPYAIGIIIRSMFDGDRQAPAAVPAPVPAEAVVHP; encoded by the coding sequence GTGACAGCGGTGGCGTATACCTCGGCCTGGACGGCGACGCGGCTCGCCGTGCTTGGGGATTCGACGACATTCGGTGTGGGGGATCCGCTGGCCAGGGGTGGCTGGCGCGGGGTGGGTCCACTGCTGGCGAACGCGCTCGACGCCGAGATCGACAACTTCTCCTTCACCGGCGCCCGGATCGGGTGTGTGCGGGAGCGGCAGCTCGCCCCCGCGCTGCTCGCGCGGCCGGACGCGGTGATCCTGATCGCGGGGATGAACGACACTCTTCGGTCCGACTTCGACCCCGACCAGATCCAGGCCGACCTGATGCACATTGTCACCACGCTCAACGCACAGGGCGCGGTGGTGCTCCTGGCCCGCTACCACGACCACGCCCGGGTCTTCCGCATCCCCGGTCCGCTGCGGCGCGCGCTGCAGGCCAGGATCACCCGGCTCAACCAGGTCATCGATGACGTCGTCGCCGCGACCGGGGCACCATGTCTCGACCTCGACCGGCTGCCCGGCGCCTACGAGACCAGTTCGTGGGCCGTCGACCGCCTGCACCCGTCGGAGCTGGGCCACCGGATGCTCGCCACCGGCTTCGCCGACCTGCTCGCGGGGACCGGCTGCGCGGTGCCGAACCCGGTGAGCATGGTGTGCGAGGGCGGCAGGCCCGCCAACAAGGCCGAGCACATCGCGTGGCTGATCATCAAGGGGATTCCGTGGCTGTGGCGGCGGGGGCGCGACCTGGTGCCCTATGCCATCGGCATCATCATCCGGTCCATGTTCGACGGTGATCGGCAGGCGCCCGCAGCCGTCCCCGCCCCGGTTCCGGCGGAGGCCGTGGTCCATCCGTAG
- a CDS encoding intein-containing Rv2578c family radical SAM protein, with amino-acid sequence MRWDGQLAAGGEQALPGLPGLVRSVRTPEFSGMVFHEVLAKSVLNKVAGGSSLPFGWTVNPYRGCSHACSYCLHGDTPILMADGTTKPISALRVGDRVYGTERRGSYRHYVTTEVRDHWSTVKPAYRVTLEDGTVLIASGDHRFLTERGWKHVTGAVAGPDRRPHLTVGNKLMGTGKFAPPPKDTAEYRRGYLCGVARGDGGAAPAEQVQARVSAYLLDDLGLSLPVEWPDTPTDEWRKGLLAGVFDTDGGYAHRIVRFANLSERTATAVLEALARFGFQSAVEERRVPGGRCCVRVDGGLAEHLRLFHTVGPAVTAKRTITDAAIKSAARLGVLEIRPLGLSLPLFDITTGTGDFIANGVVSHNCFARNTHTYLDLDAGHDFDSQIVVKVNAPEVLARQLRAKSWTREHVAMGTNTDPYQRAEGRYQLMPGIIRALADSGTPFSILTKGTVLFRDLPLLTSVSADVPVGLGVSIALLDRDVQRRLEPGTASPQARLELVRRAREAGLPCAVMVAPVLPGLTDSREQLDALLAQIARAGATGVTVLPLHLRPGAREWFAAWLARDHPALVPLYRRIYGTGTNADIRYRRALGTRVGPLLRRHGFAGPDIPEPRWPRGSLPHGAPDVPVAQDQLTLL; translated from the coding sequence GTGCGATGGGACGGGCAGTTGGCGGCGGGTGGTGAGCAGGCACTGCCTGGTCTGCCCGGACTGGTGCGCAGCGTACGTACCCCGGAGTTCTCGGGCATGGTCTTTCACGAGGTGCTCGCCAAGTCCGTGCTCAACAAGGTGGCGGGCGGCTCGTCGCTGCCGTTCGGCTGGACGGTCAACCCGTATCGGGGCTGCTCCCACGCGTGCAGCTACTGCCTGCACGGCGACACTCCGATCCTCATGGCGGACGGCACCACCAAGCCGATCTCCGCGCTGCGCGTCGGCGACCGGGTCTACGGCACCGAGCGTCGCGGCAGCTACCGGCACTACGTGACGACGGAGGTGCGTGACCATTGGTCCACCGTCAAACCCGCCTACCGCGTCACGCTCGAGGACGGCACCGTCCTCATCGCCAGCGGCGACCACCGCTTCCTCACCGAGCGCGGCTGGAAACACGTCACCGGGGCGGTGGCGGGCCCGGACCGCAGGCCACACCTCACCGTCGGCAACAAGCTGATGGGCACGGGAAAGTTCGCCCCGCCGCCCAAGGACACCGCCGAGTACCGCCGGGGCTATCTGTGCGGCGTCGCCAGGGGCGACGGTGGCGCCGCGCCCGCCGAGCAGGTCCAGGCCAGGGTCTCGGCCTATCTGCTCGACGACCTCGGCCTGAGCCTGCCGGTCGAGTGGCCGGACACGCCAACCGACGAGTGGCGCAAAGGCTTGCTCGCGGGCGTGTTCGACACCGACGGCGGCTACGCCCACCGCATCGTCCGCTTCGCCAACCTGAGCGAGCGCACGGCCACGGCGGTCCTGGAAGCCTTGGCGCGCTTCGGCTTCCAGTCAGCGGTGGAGGAACGGAGGGTCCCCGGCGGGCGGTGCTGCGTGCGCGTCGACGGTGGCCTGGCCGAACACCTGCGGCTGTTCCACACGGTGGGTCCCGCCGTCACCGCCAAGCGCACGATCACCGACGCGGCGATCAAGTCGGCGGCGCGGCTGGGCGTGCTGGAGATCCGCCCGTTGGGCCTGTCGCTGCCGCTGTTCGACATCACCACCGGCACCGGCGACTTCATCGCCAACGGCGTGGTGAGCCACAACTGCTTCGCCCGCAATACCCACACCTACCTGGATCTCGACGCGGGCCACGACTTCGACAGCCAGATCGTGGTCAAGGTCAACGCCCCGGAGGTCCTCGCCCGCCAGCTGCGCGCGAAGAGCTGGACCCGCGAACACGTCGCGATGGGCACCAACACCGACCCATACCAGCGCGCCGAGGGCCGCTACCAGCTGATGCCGGGCATCATCCGCGCGCTGGCCGACTCCGGCACCCCGTTCTCCATCCTGACCAAGGGCACGGTCCTGTTCCGCGACCTGCCGCTGCTCACCTCGGTCAGCGCGGACGTCCCCGTCGGGCTGGGCGTCTCCATCGCCCTGCTCGACCGCGATGTCCAGCGCCGCCTGGAGCCGGGCACGGCCAGCCCGCAGGCGCGGCTGGAACTGGTCCGCCGGGCCAGGGAGGCGGGCCTGCCCTGCGCGGTCATGGTCGCCCCGGTCCTGCCCGGCCTCACCGACTCCCGCGAACAACTCGACGCGCTGCTCGCCCAGATCGCCCGGGCGGGCGCGACCGGGGTGACAGTGCTGCCCTTGCACCTGAGACCAGGCGCGAGGGAGTGGTTCGCCGCCTGGCTCGCGCGCGACCACCCCGCGCTGGTCCCGCTCTATCGCCGGATCTACGGCACCGGAACCAACGCCGACATCCGCTACCGACGCGCGTTGGGCACCCGGGTCGGGCCCTTGTTGCGCAGACACGGATTCGCCGGGCCCGACATTCCCGAACCACGATGGCCGCGCGGCAGCCTTCCCCACGGCGCACCGGATGTGCCCGTTGCGCAGGACCAGTTGACATTGCTCTAA
- a CDS encoding DUF389 domain-containing protein, which yields MLHLRIVSPPESTADVLTLLREHVGATHLVHFPGAAVQPAGDVVEADVAREATDEILAGLCAMGIDHSGGITLEQIDTALSDAADLAEDRAPGDAADAVVWEELVARTGEESRLNATYLAFLTIACLLAAVGVITDSPVTIVGAMVVGPEFGPLAAVAVGLVRRRFDLVKRASVALGLGFLIAIAITAGGTWLGSLAGLFDASVILGNHNVDFVYQVGPWSLIVAVLAGAAGMLSMTSAKSAALVGVFISVTTVPAAGYIAVAAILGEWQRVLESAGQLLVNLVGIVVAAALVLLLRNKRAATDDAPRPLSLG from the coding sequence ATGCTCCATCTGCGGATCGTCAGCCCTCCGGAGTCGACCGCCGACGTGCTCACGCTGCTGCGTGAGCACGTCGGCGCGACCCACTTGGTCCACTTCCCCGGCGCGGCCGTGCAGCCCGCGGGCGACGTGGTCGAGGCCGACGTCGCCCGGGAGGCGACCGACGAGATCCTCGCCGGGCTGTGCGCGATGGGCATCGACCACAGCGGCGGCATCACCCTCGAACAGATCGACACCGCGCTGTCCGACGCCGCCGACCTCGCCGAGGACCGCGCGCCAGGAGACGCCGCCGACGCGGTGGTGTGGGAGGAACTGGTCGCCCGCACCGGCGAGGAGTCCCGGCTCAACGCCACCTACCTGGCCTTCCTCACCATCGCGTGCCTGCTCGCCGCGGTCGGCGTCATCACCGACTCGCCGGTCACGATCGTGGGCGCGATGGTCGTCGGCCCGGAGTTCGGTCCGCTGGCCGCGGTCGCGGTCGGCCTGGTCCGGCGCCGCTTCGATCTGGTGAAGCGGGCGTCGGTGGCACTGGGTCTCGGCTTCCTTATCGCCATCGCGATCACCGCGGGCGGCACCTGGCTGGGCTCGCTGGCCGGGCTGTTCGACGCCAGTGTGATACTCGGCAATCACAACGTCGACTTCGTCTACCAGGTCGGCCCGTGGTCGCTGATCGTCGCCGTCCTGGCGGGCGCGGCCGGGATGCTGTCGATGACGTCGGCCAAGTCCGCGGCGCTCGTCGGCGTGTTCATCTCGGTCACCACCGTGCCCGCGGCGGGCTATATCGCCGTCGCCGCCATCCTCGGCGAATGGCAGCGGGTGCTGGAGTCGGCCGGTCAGCTGCTCGTCAATCTGGTCGGCATCGTGGTGGCCGCGGCCCTCGTGCTTCTGCTGCGTAACAAGAGGGCGGCCACCGACGACGCCCCCCGGCCACTTTCTCTCGGGTGA
- a CDS encoding alanine--glyoxylate aminotransferase family protein produces MALVDRVLLGPGPSNPYPEATAALAAPLLGHLDPEFLRVLDETCARLRTVWATENARTLPLSGTGSIGMEAAFANFVRPGDTVVVGVNGLFGERMVDVAGRYGAEVVRVDHEWGQPIDVERMLAAHPAPKLVGAVHAETSTGVRSDIAALAEAVHARDDHALVLADCVTSLAGIVVEIDAWGVDIAYSGSQKCLGVAPGLAPFTVSPRAWERRTEHPPTWYLDLNLIGAYVNTTAGSGGRTYHHTAPVAMIASLHAALGRVLDEGLDAVWERHRAVGQRLQDGLVDLGLDLFAAEGHRLPELTTVRVPDGVDSAKVRSILLNEYNIEIGAGAGAFATSVWRIGLMGHNARLDRVELVLSALARVLGR; encoded by the coding sequence ATGGCACTGGTTGATCGCGTCCTGCTCGGCCCCGGCCCATCGAACCCGTATCCGGAGGCCACCGCCGCGCTGGCCGCCCCGCTGCTCGGTCACCTCGATCCCGAGTTCCTGCGGGTGCTCGACGAGACCTGCGCGCGGCTGCGGACGGTGTGGGCCACGGAGAACGCCCGTACGCTCCCGCTGTCCGGCACCGGCTCGATCGGCATGGAGGCCGCGTTCGCCAACTTCGTCCGGCCCGGTGACACCGTCGTCGTCGGCGTCAACGGGCTGTTCGGCGAGCGGATGGTCGACGTCGCGGGTCGGTATGGGGCCGAGGTCGTGCGGGTCGACCACGAGTGGGGGCAGCCCATCGACGTCGAGCGGATGCTCGCCGCGCACCCGGCGCCGAAGCTGGTCGGCGCGGTGCACGCCGAGACGTCCACCGGGGTGCGCAGCGACATCGCCGCGCTCGCCGAGGCCGTGCACGCCCGCGACGACCACGCGCTGGTCCTCGCCGACTGTGTCACCTCGCTCGCCGGGATCGTGGTCGAGATCGACGCCTGGGGCGTGGACATCGCCTACTCCGGCTCCCAGAAGTGTCTCGGTGTCGCGCCAGGTCTCGCGCCGTTCACCGTGTCCCCGCGCGCGTGGGAGCGGCGCACCGAACACCCGCCGACCTGGTATCTCGACCTGAACCTCATCGGCGCCTATGTCAACACCACAGCTGGTTCAGGCGGCCGGACCTACCACCACACCGCCCCAGTGGCCATGATCGCCTCGCTGCACGCCGCGCTCGGCCGGGTGCTCGACGAAGGGCTCGACGCGGTCTGGGAGCGGCACCGGGCGGTCGGGCAGCGACTCCAGGATGGCCTGGTCGACCTGGGCCTTGACCTGTTCGCCGCCGAGGGCCACCGGCTCCCGGAACTCACGACGGTCCGCGTGCCCGACGGCGTCGACTCGGCCAAGGTCCGGTCGATCCTCCTCAACGAGTACAACATCGAAATAGGCGCGGGTGCGGGCGCGTTCGCCACTAGCGTGTGGCGGATCGGGCTCATGGGGCACAACGCCCGGCTCGACCGCGTCGAACTCGTCCTGAGCGCCCTGGCGAGGGTGCTCGGCCGATAA
- the aspS gene encoding aspartate--tRNA ligase — MIRTHEAGTLRAEHAGQTITLTGWVARRRDHGGVIFIDLRDASGVAQVVFREGEMAERAHRLRAEFCVKVVGEVAARPDGNENPEIPTGAIEVLVTELQVLSESAPLPFPLDDHITVGEEIRLRHRYLDLRRSGPAKAMRMRSEANRIARTVLHDERFVEVETPTLTKSTPEGARDFLVPARLAPGSWYALPQSPQLFKQLLMVGGLERYYQIARCYRDEDFRADRQPEFTQLDIEMSFVEQDDVIALGERIISALWKELADYEIPKPIQRIPYLEAMARYGSDKPDLRFDLELTELTEFFADTPFRVFQAPYVGCVVMPGGAGQPRKQLDAWQEWAKQRGARGLGYVLVNEDGTLGGPVAKNLSDAEREGLAKAAGAEPGDCIFFGAGTKSEARALLGAARLEIGKRCGLIDESAWSFVWVVDAPLFEEASAAVNAGDVAVGSGQWTAVHHAFTSPNPEWIDRFEEDPGNALAYAYDMVCNGNEIGGGSIRIHNKDVQKRVFKLMGIGEEDAQEKFGFLLDAFAYGPPPHGGIAYGWDRIVGLLAGEPSIREVIAFPKSGGGFDPLTSAPAPITPEQRKEAGVDAKPAAKAEPSA, encoded by the coding sequence GTGATCCGCACGCACGAGGCCGGAACCCTCCGCGCCGAGCACGCTGGGCAGACCATCACCCTTACCGGCTGGGTGGCCCGCAGGCGCGATCACGGCGGCGTGATCTTCATCGATCTGCGCGACGCCTCCGGCGTTGCCCAGGTCGTCTTCCGCGAGGGTGAGATGGCCGAGCGCGCCCACCGGCTGCGCGCCGAGTTCTGCGTCAAGGTCGTCGGCGAGGTCGCCGCGCGCCCCGATGGCAACGAGAACCCGGAGATCCCGACCGGCGCCATCGAGGTCCTGGTCACCGAGCTCCAGGTGCTCAGCGAGTCCGCCCCGCTGCCCTTCCCGCTGGACGACCACATCACCGTCGGCGAGGAGATCCGCCTGCGTCACCGCTACCTCGACCTGCGCCGCAGCGGCCCGGCCAAGGCGATGCGGATGCGCAGCGAGGCCAACCGGATCGCCCGCACCGTGCTGCACGACGAACGCTTCGTCGAGGTCGAGACCCCGACGCTGACCAAGTCCACCCCCGAGGGCGCGCGCGACTTCCTGGTCCCGGCCCGGCTGGCGCCCGGCTCCTGGTACGCCCTGCCGCAGTCGCCACAGCTGTTCAAGCAGCTGCTCATGGTCGGCGGCCTGGAGCGGTACTACCAGATCGCCCGCTGCTACCGCGACGAAGACTTCCGCGCCGACCGGCAGCCCGAGTTCACCCAGCTCGACATCGAGATGTCCTTCGTCGAGCAGGACGACGTCATCGCCCTCGGCGAGCGCATCATCAGCGCGCTGTGGAAGGAGCTGGCGGACTACGAGATCCCCAAGCCCATCCAGCGCATCCCGTACCTGGAGGCGATGGCGCGCTACGGCAGCGACAAGCCGGACCTGCGTTTCGACCTCGAGCTCACCGAGCTGACCGAGTTCTTCGCCGACACCCCGTTCCGCGTGTTCCAGGCGCCCTACGTCGGCTGCGTGGTCATGCCGGGCGGAGCGGGCCAGCCGCGCAAGCAGCTCGACGCGTGGCAGGAGTGGGCCAAGCAGCGCGGCGCCCGTGGACTCGGATATGTGCTGGTCAACGAGGACGGCACCCTCGGCGGCCCGGTCGCCAAGAACCTGTCCGACGCCGAGCGCGAGGGCCTGGCCAAGGCAGCAGGCGCCGAGCCGGGCGACTGCATCTTCTTCGGCGCGGGCACCAAGTCCGAGGCGCGCGCGTTGCTCGGCGCCGCCCGCCTGGAAATCGGCAAGCGCTGCGGCCTGATCGACGAGTCGGCCTGGTCGTTCGTGTGGGTCGTCGACGCCCCGCTGTTCGAGGAGGCGTCCGCCGCGGTCAACGCGGGTGACGTGGCGGTCGGCTCCGGCCAGTGGACCGCGGTGCACCACGCGTTCACCTCGCCCAACCCGGAGTGGATCGACCGCTTCGAGGAGGACCCGGGCAACGCGCTGGCCTACGCCTACGACATGGTCTGCAACGGCAACGAGATCGGCGGCGGGTCGATCCGTATCCACAACAAGGACGTGCAGAAGCGCGTCTTCAAGCTGATGGGCATCGGCGAGGAGGACGCGCAGGAGAAGTTCGGGTTCCTGCTCGACGCCTTCGCCTACGGCCCGCCGCCGCACGGCGGCATCGCCTACGGCTGGGACCGCATCGTCGGCCTGCTGGCCGGTGAGCCGTCGATCCGCGAGGTCATCGCCTTCCCGAAGTCCGGCGGCGGGTTCGACCCGCTGACCAGCGCACCCGCGCCGATCACCCCGGAGCAGCGCAAGGAGGCGGGGGTCGACGCCAAGCCCGCCGCGAAGGCCGAGCCGAGCGCGTAA
- a CDS encoding YafY family protein, with protein MAETAGRLLRLLSLLQDQRARTGRELAERLDVTDRTLRNDIQRLRELGYPIHAARGAVGGYRLGSGATMPPLLLDDDEAVAVAVAVGLAEDGSTGIADVADSAARALAKLDQIMPKRLRRKVTALRKATAIGPAVTGSREPDAPVGAALLDTIAGAIRDTTTLRTQTELEPYRLINWQRRWYLVAYDLDTHRWRAIPVARIDAAALGTRRFAPRRPPDDDLVGFVLREIASTGWKVHVRITVLAPADVVIARINPTVGVVESVDAATCVLITGADTLETIAIYVGMLGMDFRVDGPPELVGHLRVLGERYLAALP; from the coding sequence ATGGCCGAGACCGCGGGACGGCTGCTCCGACTGCTGTCGCTGCTGCAGGACCAGCGGGCGCGTACCGGCCGTGAGCTGGCCGAACGCCTCGACGTCACCGACCGGACGCTGCGCAACGACATCCAGCGGCTGCGCGAACTCGGCTACCCCATCCACGCCGCCCGCGGCGCGGTCGGCGGCTACCGGCTCGGCAGCGGCGCCACCATGCCGCCACTGCTGCTCGACGACGACGAGGCGGTCGCCGTCGCGGTGGCCGTGGGACTGGCGGAGGACGGGTCGACCGGCATCGCCGACGTCGCCGACAGCGCCGCGCGGGCACTGGCCAAACTCGACCAGATCATGCCAAAACGCTTGCGCCGCAAGGTGACCGCGCTGCGCAAGGCCACCGCCATCGGACCGGCCGTCACCGGCTCCCGCGAACCGGACGCCCCCGTCGGGGCCGCCCTACTCGACACCATCGCGGGCGCCATCCGCGACACCACCACGCTGCGAACCCAGACCGAGTTGGAGCCCTACCGCCTGATCAACTGGCAGCGCCGCTGGTATCTCGTCGCCTACGACCTCGACACCCACCGCTGGCGTGCCATCCCGGTCGCCCGAATCGACGCCGCGGCGTTGGGGACCAGACGCTTCGCGCCCCGGCGTCCGCCAGACGACGACCTGGTCGGCTTCGTCCTGCGCGAGATCGCCTCGACCGGCTGGAAGGTGCACGTCCGGATCACCGTGCTCGCGCCCGCCGACGTCGTCATCGCGCGGATCAACCCGACCGTCGGCGTCGTGGAATCAGTCGACGCGGCCACCTGCGTGCTGATCACCGGCGCCGACACACTGGAGACGATCGCGATCTACGTCGGCATGCTCGGCATGGACTTCCGCGTCGACGGCCCGCCCGAACTGGTCGGCCACCTACGCGTTCTCGGTGAGCGCTATTTGGCGGCGCTGCCCTGA
- a CDS encoding zinc-dependent alcohol dehydrogenase family protein, with translation MRATVLHGAKDVRLTDVADPRLRHPTDAVVRVVAACVCGSDLWPYRGIAPTERPRRIGHEFVGIVEEVGAEVRTVKAGDFVIAPFAVSDGDCVHCRNGVHTSCVRGGYWGGTSADGEAIDGAQAEYVVAPFADGTLVATAEVPDAAMIPSLLSLSDVMGTGHHAARAAGVGPGSTVAVVGDGAVGLCATLAASRLGAERIIVMSRHDARQRVARRFGATDIVTERGDEGAARVKDLLGGIGADAVLECVGTKESMQQSLDSTRPGGRVGYVGVPAGGPELPVSQIFRSNIGVAGGVAPVRAYIEELLADVLSGKINPGLVFDAEYPLAEVAGAYAAMDAREVIKPLLRP, from the coding sequence ATGCGCGCGACAGTGCTCCACGGTGCCAAGGACGTCCGGCTCACCGACGTCGCCGACCCGCGCCTGCGCCACCCGACCGACGCGGTGGTGCGCGTCGTGGCGGCCTGCGTGTGCGGGTCGGATTTGTGGCCGTACCGGGGGATCGCCCCGACCGAGCGGCCCCGGCGCATCGGGCACGAGTTCGTCGGGATCGTCGAGGAGGTCGGCGCCGAGGTTCGGACGGTCAAGGCAGGCGATTTCGTCATCGCCCCGTTCGCGGTCAGCGACGGCGACTGCGTGCACTGCCGCAATGGCGTCCACACCTCGTGCGTGCGCGGCGGCTACTGGGGCGGCACGTCGGCCGACGGCGAGGCCATCGACGGCGCCCAGGCCGAGTACGTCGTGGCCCCGTTCGCCGACGGAACCCTGGTCGCCACGGCCGAGGTGCCCGACGCCGCCATGATCCCGAGCCTGCTGTCGCTGTCGGACGTGATGGGCACCGGCCACCACGCCGCCCGCGCCGCCGGGGTCGGCCCGGGTAGCACAGTCGCGGTCGTCGGCGACGGCGCGGTCGGCCTGTGCGCGACGCTGGCGGCTTCCCGGCTCGGCGCCGAGCGGATCATCGTCATGTCCCGCCACGACGCCCGCCAGCGCGTCGCCCGGCGGTTCGGCGCCACCGACATCGTCACCGAACGCGGCGACGAAGGCGCCGCCCGGGTCAAGGATCTGCTTGGCGGCATCGGCGCGGACGCGGTGCTGGAGTGCGTCGGCACCAAGGAGTCCATGCAGCAGTCGCTCGACTCGACCCGCCCCGGCGGCCGGGTCGGCTATGTCGGCGTCCCCGCGGGCGGACCGGAACTCCCCGTGTCGCAGATATTCAGAAGCAACATCGGCGTCGCCGGGGGAGTGGCCCCGGTCCGCGCGTACATCGAGGAACTGCTCGCCGACGTGCTGTCCGGCAAGATCAACCCGGGGTTGGTCTTCGACGCCGAGTATCCGTTGGCCGAGGTCGCGGGCGCCTATGCCGCGATGGACGCCCGCGAGGTGATCAAGCCGCTGCTGCGGCCGTGA